In Citrus sinensis cultivar Valencia sweet orange chromosome 2, DVS_A1.0, whole genome shotgun sequence, a single genomic region encodes these proteins:
- the LOC102620035 gene encoding protein PLASTID TRANSCRIPTIONALLY ACTIVE 12, chloroplastic, with protein MATLSAAWMYQDRGLGPVDYSDDFITRKPNFNRFQTSFLGSFPTGILQTRLRLNNLLRRTSSVRRIKCEKNDELPEYVSVERPPYYSYFDSASGQLEPASGARASIPGEEYWPEGTASRVRAARAPEPTGESTGSPSYGKHPGSRRKKYKTSVRARSSEVTVESSASLEPEVSEDATEDPKESSSEYVVYETESKAEGETEYELDKKLGRPHPFIDPKVRKPIEEPLSSEELWWNWRKSDKEQWSRWQRRRPDVETVFLKAMAETGQIKLYGEHPTLTETALYRARRHLFKEERLKAEQERLERIGPIAYYSEWVKAWKRDTSREAIQKHYEETGEDENTQLIEMFCHQTDREYRIMMGNDIRIKRDPLAMRLREDQIKQIWGGDPVYPTVNYIQDPDEVIDYRGPDFHEPTPNMLDYLKEHGKVISREELEEILTKEKTEEVEMTDMDEAMAQAVDIGEKDEEGEDSDLDADADDEEEKITRNWSVLKSTPQLQKSKAKPKKDGPMSLEEAVDDSENLTDFLLDFDEED; from the exons ATGGCGACCCTTTCAGCTGCGTGGATGTATCAAG ATAGAGGATTGGGGCCAGTAGATTATTCAGATGACTTTATTACTCGCAAACCAAACTTCAACCGTTTTCag ACATCATTTCTAGGTTCATTTCCAACTGGAATATTGCAAACTAGACTTCGTTTGAACAATCTACTTAGGAGGACCTCTTCAGTTCGTCGTATAAAGTGTGAGAAGAATGATGAATTACCAGAGTATGTGTCTGTTGAGCGTCCTCCCTACTATAGTTATTTCGACTCAGCGTCTGGGCAGCTGGAACCAGCCTCGGGTGCACGCGCAAGTATTCCAGGAGAGGAGTACTGGCCAGAAGGCACTGCCAGTCGAGTAAGGGCTGCCAGGGCTCCTGAGCCAACTGGTGAGTCAACAGGATCTCCCTCCTATGGAAAACATCCTGGGAGTAGGAGGAAGAAGTATAAAACATCTGTTAGGGCTAGATCTTCTGAAGTGACTGTGGAATCAAGTGCTTCATTGGAACCTGAAGTTTCTGAGGATGCAACAGAAGATCCTAAAGAGTCCTCATCTGAGTATGTTGTTTATGAGACAGAATCTAAGGCTGAAGGAGAAACTGAATATGAATTAGACAAGAAACTTGGCCGCCCACATCCATTCATTGATCCCAAAGTGAGGAAGCCAATAGAGGAGCCACTAAGTAGTGAAGAATTATGGTGGAACTGGAGAAAATCAGACAAGGAACAATGGTCAAGATGGCAAAGAAGGCGACCTGATGTTGAAACG GTTTTTCTCAAAGCAATGGCAGAGACTGGGCAAATAAAGCTTTATGGTGAACATCCAACATTAACTGAAACTGCCCTCTACAGAGCTAGACGACATCTTTTCAAGGAAGAAAG ACTTAAAGCTGAACAAGAGAGGCTCGAAAGGATAGGGCCAATTGCATACTACTCTGAATGGGTAAAAGCATGGAAGAGGGACACTTCACGTGAAGCTATTCAGAAACATTACGAGGAGACCGGTGAAGATGAAAATACACAGTTAATTGAAATGTTTTGTCATCAAACAGATCGAGAATATCGCATAATGATGGGAAATGATATTCGTATTAAAAGGGATCCTTTAGCAATGCGACTCCGGGAGGATCAAATAAAGCAAA TATGGGGTGGAGATCCAGTTTACCCAACTGTGAACTATATTCAAGATCCAGATGAAGTGATTGATTACAGAGGTCCAGATTTCCATGAACCAACTCCCAATATGCTGGATTATCTAAAGGAG CACGGAAAAGTGATATCAAGAGAGGAGCTTGAAGAGATTCTAACGAAAGAGAAGACTGAAGAAGTTGAG ATGACAGATATGGATGAAGCAATGGCACAAGCTGTTGACATTGGTGAAAAAGAT GAGGAAGGAGAAGATAGTGATTTAGATGCTGATGCTGATGATGAAGAGGAGAAAATTACGCGGAATTGGAGTGTCCTCAAGTCTACACCTCAGCTTCAAAAGTCAAAG GCTAAGCCGAAAAAGGATGGTCCCATGTCTCTGGAAGAAGCTGTTGATGATTCAGAGAACTTGACCGATTttcttttggattttgatgaaGAAGACTGA